In Micromonospora sp. NBC_01813, the following are encoded in one genomic region:
- a CDS encoding UTRA domain-containing protein, whose amino-acid sequence MVVVDPDFVRLMRRLRQEHGMSFRDLAKKAYFSRSYLCEVENGKKPPSLHLAKALDVCLNAEGQLTRLVTAGPDDQEREFPFRSAASGDCPDRDVEAWLTRSTWPAQLGGSTPVSASQWAQVATMLYDVFVRSRPPLLRLGPDRYANPSQRERNLTPFAAEATMQGRTPRVECRAVSRQQAPSDVAALLSLDLGDTVVLRENRYLVDGQPVQLGHTYLPTSVVGTSTLATELNLGPGGTFAALERLGYRTARIREQVTTRFPTRDEAEALKLPPGVPVIVLLHASYDNDGFPFEATRYILRSDAMAVQYVAQVAA is encoded by the coding sequence ATGGTCGTCGTTGACCCGGACTTCGTCCGACTGATGCGCAGACTTCGACAGGAACACGGGATGTCGTTCCGGGATCTGGCAAAGAAGGCGTACTTCTCACGTTCGTACCTGTGTGAGGTGGAGAACGGCAAGAAACCGCCCAGCCTGCACCTCGCCAAGGCGCTGGACGTCTGCCTCAACGCCGAAGGTCAGCTCACGCGACTCGTGACCGCCGGTCCCGATGACCAGGAACGTGAATTCCCGTTCCGATCCGCAGCCTCTGGGGACTGCCCGGACCGCGACGTCGAAGCGTGGCTAACGCGCTCGACGTGGCCAGCTCAGCTGGGCGGATCAACGCCCGTCAGCGCATCCCAATGGGCGCAAGTCGCGACGATGCTCTACGACGTCTTCGTCCGTAGCCGGCCACCGCTCCTGCGCCTCGGACCAGACCGGTACGCCAACCCTTCCCAACGGGAACGGAACCTGACACCGTTCGCTGCCGAGGCAACCATGCAGGGACGCACACCACGTGTCGAATGCCGCGCCGTATCCCGACAGCAAGCGCCGAGCGACGTAGCCGCCCTGCTCTCCCTGGACCTGGGGGACACCGTCGTTCTCCGAGAGAACCGGTACCTTGTTGACGGCCAACCCGTCCAACTCGGGCATACCTACCTGCCAACGAGTGTAGTCGGAACATCCACCCTCGCGACCGAACTGAACTTGGGGCCAGGCGGGACGTTCGCTGCCCTCGAAAGACTCGGATACCGGACCGCACGGATCAGAGAACAGGTCACCACGCGATTCCCGACCCGCGACGAGGCAGAGGCGCTGAAACTCCCGCCCGGTGTACCCGTCATCGTGCTGCTGCACGCCTCCTACGACAACGACGGTTTCCCGTTCGAAGCGACCCGCTACATCCTGCGGTCCGACGCGATGGCAGTTCAGTACGTGGCGCAGGTCGCTGCCTGA